A genomic window from Cloacibacillus evryensis DSM 19522 includes:
- a CDS encoding phage tail tip fiber protein: MGNLANTEARIKRLENLLKDETGTGGTGQNGTVLYPVRQLTLTEETSHDDAGNAAVTVLVSWKSPAGSLVPDKIKVMLNGVTAELAGGVTEYRKGGFAAGDTVKVIVTAVYSTGSSSAVTAQLIITGSGAAPDVPSGFSAVGGFCTITLRWGVPAGQNHSHMEIWESTRNDNLETAERIAQAYGTDFVRANCGVMETRWYWIRSVDTGGNKSTFVGPVYAITTPIEAEEIRDGAVTESKLIAGLAQKINDSDAAVQIINQVRTGEVDLFQQPTAPTSGMAAGDLWIDSNEAVYRYIGGAWVKQENTSAYELLKAAIAQYTVKTQVAMDGKLKIAGFGVFNDATTGSEFCVLADRFYIYGQSQDGSYTNVKVFAVDTTKNPPVVGINGSLIVNGTIDGSKINAASKIQLGTLVNGVLTDGQLIIGAGGKIQIGDSIILDGGSGSFF, translated from the coding sequence GTGGGCAATCTGGCAAATACAGAGGCGCGTATTAAAAGGCTGGAAAATCTGCTCAAGGACGAGACGGGGACTGGCGGCACAGGCCAGAATGGGACCGTATTGTACCCCGTTCGGCAGCTCACGCTCACGGAGGAGACGAGCCACGACGACGCGGGGAACGCGGCGGTAACGGTGCTGGTTTCGTGGAAGTCTCCCGCCGGCAGCCTCGTGCCGGATAAGATAAAAGTAATGCTGAACGGCGTCACCGCCGAGCTGGCGGGCGGCGTCACTGAGTACAGGAAGGGCGGCTTTGCGGCGGGCGATACGGTCAAGGTTATTGTCACCGCGGTCTATTCGACTGGCAGCTCGTCGGCGGTGACGGCGCAGCTTATCATCACAGGCTCCGGCGCGGCGCCTGACGTGCCCTCCGGTTTCTCCGCCGTCGGCGGCTTCTGCACCATAACTCTGCGCTGGGGAGTACCAGCGGGGCAAAATCACAGCCATATGGAGATATGGGAGAGCACGCGCAACGACAATCTGGAGACGGCGGAGCGTATCGCGCAGGCATACGGCACGGACTTCGTGCGCGCCAACTGCGGTGTCATGGAGACAAGGTGGTACTGGATTCGTTCGGTAGATACCGGCGGCAACAAGAGCACATTCGTCGGTCCGGTATATGCCATCACAACGCCCATCGAGGCGGAGGAGATAAGAGACGGCGCGGTCACCGAGAGCAAGCTCATCGCTGGGCTTGCGCAGAAGATCAACGACAGCGACGCGGCGGTGCAGATAATAAATCAGGTGCGGACGGGCGAGGTGGACCTCTTCCAGCAGCCGACGGCGCCAACGTCGGGGATGGCCGCGGGCGACCTCTGGATTGACAGCAACGAAGCCGTTTATCGGTATATCGGCGGCGCATGGGTCAAGCAGGAAAACACCTCGGCCTACGAGCTGCTGAAGGCGGCGATCGCGCAGTATACGGTCAAGACGCAGGTCGCAATGGATGGCAAGTTAAAAATCGCGGGGTTTGGGGTGTTCAACGACGCGACGACTGGCAGCGAGTTCTGCGTGCTGGCCGATCGCTTTTACATCTACGGACAGAGCCAGGATGGGAGCTATACGAACGTCAAGGTCTTTGCCGTGGACACGACGAAGAATCCCCCGGTGGTTGGTATCAACGGCAGTCTCATCGTCAACGGCACGATCGATGGCAGCAAGATCAACGCCGCCTCTAAAATCCAGCTCGGCACGCTGGTAAACGGCGTGCTCACCGACGGGCAGCTCATCATCGGGGCCGGGGGAAAAATACAGATCGGCGACTCCATAATCCTTGACGGAGGAAGCGGCTCTTTTTTCTAA